The Phocoena sinus isolate mPhoSin1 chromosome 17, mPhoSin1.pri, whole genome shotgun sequence genome contains a region encoding:
- the LOC116742225 gene encoding LOW QUALITY PROTEIN: vascular cell adhesion protein 1-like (The sequence of the model RefSeq protein was modified relative to this genomic sequence to represent the inferred CDS: deleted 2 bases in 2 codons; substituted 1 base at 1 genomic stop codon) — MEPSLGLRKRGGTTVEILRGDPPILAAQAFKINIFPESKIIAQIGDSISLTCSTADCESPSFSWRTQIDSPLNGKVRNEGRESTLTINPVSLGNEHYYLCTVICESQKLEEGIPVEIYSFPKDPEIHVSGSLEVGKPVTVTCLVPAVYPFEKLEIELLKGNRSVKTQNFLEPSEMKSQETKSLEVTFTPVYEDIGKALVCQATVHINEIDSQPQVRGTTKKLQVYVSPKDIVISVNPSTSPQEADSMTMTCTSEGLPAPQIFWSKKLDNENLQLLSENATLTLIAMRLEDSGIYVCEGVNLVGKDRKEVKLIVQEKMFTVEISPGSQIAAQIGDSVVLTCDVMCCESPSFSWRTQIDSPLNGKVRSKGSKSTLILSPVRFENEHFYLCTVTCGHKKLEKVIQVELYSFPRDPEIEMSGLLVSGNLVTVNCKVPDVYPFDWLEIELLKGESIMKNKIFLEDVSKKSLETKRLEMIFISTTEDTGKVLVCLTKLPIDEMEFEPKQRQSTQVLYVNVALGDTTLLVSPSSILEEGRSVNMTCSSDGLPASKILWSRLLSNGDLXPLSENITLTLTSTKMGDSGIYVCEGIKQVGISRKEVKLIIQVAPKDIQLTAFPSENVKEGDTVIISCTCGNVPQTLIILKKKAESGYIVPKSTYSAYTTHRAQLEDAGVYECESKNEVGFQLTSITLDVKGRESNKDYFSPELLMLYCASSLIIPAIGMIIYFARKASMKGSYSLVEARKSKV; from the exons ATGGAGCCGAGCCTGGGACTGCGGAAGCGTGGGGGGACCACAGTAGAAATCCTCAGGG gagaccctccaatactagcagctCAAGCTTTTAAAATCAACATCTTCCCTGAATCCAAAATTATTGCTCAGATTGGTGACTCCATCTCACTGACTTGCAGCACAGCAGACTGCGAGTCCCCATCGTTCTCCTGGAGAACTCAGATAGACAGTCCGCTGAATGGGAAGGTGAGAAATGAGGGGAGAGAATCCACGCTGACCATAAATCCTGTTAGTCTGGGGAATGAACACTATTATTTGTGCACAGTGATTTGTGAGTCCCAGAAACTGGAAGAAGGAATCCCAGTGGAGATCTACTCTTTCCCTAAGGACCCAGAGATTCATGTGAGTGGCTCCCTGGAAGTTGGGAAGCCAGTCACAGTCACGTGTTTGGTCCCTGCTGTTTACCCATTTGAAAAGCTGGAGATAGAATTACTGAAGGGCAACCGTTCAGTGAAGACACAGAACTTTCTGGAGCCTTCAGAAATGAAGTCCCAGGAAACAAAGAGTTTGGAAGTAACCTTCACTCCTGTTTATGAGGATATTGGGAAAGCTCTTGTTTGTCAAGCTACAGTACACATTAATGAAATTGATTCTCAACCCCAAGTACGGGGGACTACAAAAAAACTGCAAGTCTACGTCTCACCCAAGGACATAGTTATATCTGTGAATCCCTCCACAAGCCCACAAGAAGCTGACTCCATGACAATGACATGTACCAGTGAAGGTCTACCAGCTCCACAGATT TTCTGGAGCAAGAAATTAGACAATGAGAATCTACAGCTCCTTTCTGAGAATGCAACGCTCACTTTAATTGCTATGAGGCTGGAAGATTCTGGAATTTATGTGTGTGAAGGAGTTAACCTCGttgggaaagacagaaaagaggtGAAATTAATTGTTCAAGAGAAAATGTTTACTGTAGAGATCTCTCCTGGATCCCAGATTGCTGCTCAGATTGGTGACTCAGTTGTGTTGACCTGTGATGTCATGTGTTGCGAGTCCCCATCCTTCTCTTGGAGAACCCAGATAGACAGCCCTCTGAATGGGAAGGTGAGGAGCAAGGGGTCCAAGTCCACGTTGATCCTGAGCCCTGTGAGATTTGAGAACGAACATTTTTACCTGTGCACTGTGACATGTGGAcataagaaactggaaaaggtaaTCCAGGTGGAGCTCTACTCCTTCCCTAGAGATCCAGAAATTGAGATGAGTGGTCTGTTAGTGAGTGGAAACCTGGTCACTGTAAACTGCAAGGTTCCTGATGTGTATCCTTTTGACTGGCTGGAGATTGAATTACTTAAAGGGGAgagtattatgaaaaataaaatctttttggAAGATGTAAGTAAGAAATCCCTAGAGACTAAGAGATTGGAAATGATCTTCATCTCCACCACTGAAGATACTGGAAAAGTTCTTGTTTGTCTGACTAAGTTACCTATTGATGAAATGGAATTTGAACCTAAACAAAGGCAGAGTACACAGGTACTATATGTTAATGTTGCTCTTGGTGATACAACCCTCTTGGTCAGCCCCTCCTCCATCCTGGAGGAAGGTAGATCTGTGAATATGACATGCTCTAGCGATGGCCTTCCAGCTTCGAAAATCCTGTGGAGCAGGCTGCTAAGTAATGGGGATCTATAGCCTCTTTCTGAGAATATCACTCTCACCTTAACGTCTACAAAAATGGGAGATTCTGGTATTTATGTCTGTGAAGGCATTAAACAGGTTGGAATAAGCAGAAAAGAAGTCAAATTAATTATCCAAGTTGCTCCAAAAGATATACAA TTAACAGCTTTTCCTTCTGAGAATGTCAAGGAAGGAGACACTGTCATTATCTCCTGTACATGTGGAAATGTGCCCCAAACTTTGATAATCCTGAAGAAAAAAGCAGAGTCAGGCTACATAGTGCCTAAGTCTACATATAGTGCATATACCACCCACAGGGCCCAGTTAGAGGATGCGGGAGTATATGAATGTGAATCTAAAAATGAAGTTGGCTTTCAATTAACAAGCATAACACTTGAtgttaaaggaagagaaagtaacAAGGACTATTTTTCTCCTGAACTTCTCATGCTCTATTGTGCATCCTCCTTAATAATACCTGCCATTGGAATGATTATTTACTTTGCTAGAAAAGCAAGCATGAAAGGGTCATACAGTCTTGTAGAAGCAAGGAAATCAAAAGTGTAG